Within the Miscanthus floridulus cultivar M001 chromosome 2, ASM1932011v1, whole genome shotgun sequence genome, the region tagattgggtgtttggagagttactcgtgacaggatgaaatccattaagaatctcgataaacccacaaagagtgaagaaaaagaaatttatttcaatgctagacctaaaaattgcttgtttgaatcttttagcatggatgtgtttaaccaagtattcactttaaatttggcacatgaaatttggttaaaattacaagagctccatgacggcacaaataatgtccgtgagcaaaaaatattgcctagctcaacaaagttatgattcttttgaaatgaatgatgatgagcttgttcgtgacatgtattctcatttgaatctaattatcaatgagctcaattctataggattaacaaagctaggtgaTGCAGACATcataaggaagatcatctctgtgctaccacaaaataaatatgcaagcatcatcaccgtccttcacaacatggaggactttagcaccatgaccctagccatagtcattggcaagatagtggcatttgagatgtcacgtaagatgggtcacgaagaagcctcttcatccaGCAAAGGCAAAGCACTCGCTTTTAGTGAGGACAAGAAGATGAAGTTCCCCCTTGAGGGTGTGGTCAATGTGAGCGGGCTGTGAGCCTCAAGTGCAACACTGATACCGAGTGGTGGAGGCTTGCCCCTTTCCCCCTAGGTTGCTTGTATCGGACATTGGAGGGGCGACGTGTCGCTGTTTGACTCGTTGCGGTGGCCCAGTGCGTGATGCGCTCGCAAACAGTCATGACCATTGGTGTTTGGAATTTGAAGTGTCCCCCTATGGCCTATATAAAGGGTAGGTTGGTGGGGAGCCCCCCTCATGCCGCCTGAGCCATCGGTTTCTCTCCAGTAGCTTTCCAAGCCCTGCATGTGCTGCTCTGCTGTCTTGTCTTGGTGCCCTAGAATTTTCCTTGCGCTGCTGCTCCTTTTAGTTTTGTGCTGCCTTTGGAAGTGGCTTCACCTACTAGCTCTGATCTTTGCTGGCCTactgttgatagaatatcgtcggtagtccttcgaggggtatcccatgaaggtagattgattgggcagaggagcgtgagattaagaataagaaggcaatagagacacacaagttagataggtttaggccatcagtatgatgtaataccctactcctatggtctgttggtttatattagttatcgtatgatattacgtggtttggagggggtccctgcccgccttatatagtcctaggagtagggttacaagtcggttagatctgagagataaccgaaaagtaataactgattataggaatcttgggatcatacatatcctaatagatcttgtagtatcttcaggatatcttctagatgtcttgtggGAGGCATCGAGTagagtcatgccccacaaggcttcatcttttGGGCTGGGCCATccctaagggcatagcccatgtggtctgccatgggtatctggggttgtaccccccacatctagtccctgagcaccttgtacccattgtgcaacgccgtcttgagcttgtccaagcaggTGTGAACACgaccgagcagtcaaactcatggtccgaccaccacgATGAGTTACCGAGCAGTTAcaagcagttgccgagcagcgtaaACTATCGCCGAGTAGTGTGAACCaaatacggcttgccataagggtgtaaggagctcaagtttagaatcaaaaatttcttcacagtggaccaagtgttcccacttagagtccaaccatgagaaaaggagataaccttcttcagcttcaagaggcgcggagtcttctagaataaaacaagcacattcaccgctagatgaagtgtgcccacttagtcctcgagcctgacagtagatgacgtagtcatatggtgccagggtccaaagtagaagaatagtaaaaagaccagccgagcagacaaccagtccccgggcatagccccaaaatgagagagagcacattcaccgcaaggtgaagtgtgcccacttagtccctgagcctgatagtaggtgacacagtcatgtggtgccagggtcagaaacagaaaaatagtaaaagactagccgagcaggcagccaatccCCGAGCCACAAATGGAGATATCAGAGAAATCCAATCCTAGAGAAAAAattagagtaatggttgtacagtaacgattactgagcctcaataatttgtggagaagttggtgattaTTTGGCGAGTGACAACCAACGGTGacgataaatgagcgacgtgggctacggttgcgtgaaagcctaggttacggcccaccttgctgttgTGGAGAATTCATAGAGGCATAAATCACGggaacagtttcccaaaaaccctcaaatgtgatatggtggggaaagtgctttataactgcaccgCCGCATCCCCACGtttccacctttgccactttgccatttcatcttcctcctcaacccTCGTGTTTCTAGATTCGCATCTAGATTTGCTTCCACCACCAAACCCTAATCAGATCTAGGAGATGGTGCCAAAGTAGGGAGCTGCGAAACCAAAGAAGATGAGCCCCAAGAAGGCGGGCGCCGGAGCTCGacgtgacgaagagtgggtgccatcacaaATGGGAGAGGCAGAACTTAATAGATTGGTGGAAGCTGGCATTCTTCCTGACCGTGCTACCGCCGAATGGTAGccagccctcggtgagtccttcccaacgcCTCATAccaatgaagtggtggtattcaaggattatttctagcatgggttgggatttcctgttcatccattcctgagggatctattggagctctaggtggttagtctatgcaacctccatcccaataccattttgcatatctcaatcttcatccatttctataaggcatatctcagaatcctcccccacttcaacctcttctgtcacctattctggctgaagaagagaggcggcagtggttccaaggtggtcgatgGGGTGTACCTTCAGCTACATGATGGGATGGCAGACGAGTACCTTACTATGCCGCTGAACAAATCaatgaaggggtggaacgccaggtggttctacatgaaatagtGCCACCCAGCCATCCGCTGTGACACCGACCACATCCCAGAGAGCCAGAGGAGTTGGTTAGAGACGCCAAGTAGcactgatatggagcaagtgatggAGCTCCTTGCCTTAATAAAGAGCATGAGGACCAATGACGGATTGGTAGCGGTGAGCTTTATAGTACGCCGCATGCAGCCCTATAAGAAGAGGGTGCACCCAGCCtttgagttcaagggggagacTAACGGTACTCGAGAGAGGCTAGAGATGCTATCAAGGGATGTTGTTGAAGAGCGGGCTGCATAGCTATTTGCCccatttgcctcattcaacatgttaGGGTATACAAAGCCCTTTAACTACAAAAATCTACCTCCTCAAGTAAATATCTTAGTTGTGTATTCCTGGTTCTTTTTATCCTTTATCATTGCCGAGtagtggactgattcacttatgcgtaGATCCACTCATAGGATAGGGCGGTGTACTTTTTTAGGTGTGCTGAGGGACGATTGGCCGCCAGTGGTGGATGCACGACCACTGACTCAACCTGAAGAAAATGCCATCGGTGTCTCTTTGGAGTCTAGAGGTGCAGATGCTGGTCGGATGGAGAGTCCTCCCTCGGTGTCAGAGAAAgcctaggggaagagggcagcggtagaTGAGTCaacctagaagaagaggaagatgtcAGCTGTTGTTCCCCTCAAACTAGGCGGCATCTTGCTTGGCGATGATCAGACCACTCGAACATGAAGGACtgcggtgttcgattggtctgatgatgatgaagttctgatggctcctccaccgagcacgaaggAGCCTCCACGCAGCACGCGCGCAGAGGATCAATTAAGGGGAGGCGAAGAAGTCCTCGAGTAGCGGGCGAGGGAAGTCCCCGCACAGTAGATGACAGGAGTCCCTACAGGGCAAGcgatgggagtccccgagcaatagGCAGAGGTAAACCTAGAGCGGTAGGCGAAGAGGGTCCTAGAGTGGCAGGCAGAACAGAGATCAACTATGGAGGAGGCGGGACCTCCCCCCCATAGCATAGGAGTCAACCCCATGGCTACACTTGGGGGCTTGGGCAGGCACCGCTAGTTCAAGAAATTGAATTGATAGACCAAACCATAACTctccttgtcttggagttactttgctatAGTTTCTTAACTTTCTGGTGATTGATGAGCCAATCTGATGCAGTGCAAAGCGTATGGAGGATCTAACCCGCCAGTCCGGACTATCGAACAGCCAAGGGCTGAACCCGGGGTGGAGGCAACAACGGCGGCTCCTATCCCGGAGTCCTTGAGTGCTCGGCAGCCGAAGGAGGAGTCAAATGCCACCACTGGTGGACTTGGCAGCAGTGAATAATTGGTGCTAGCAGTAGATGAGTCAGCGATGATACCCAAGGCAACGGTGGGAGCCATCGGGTCTTTAGGAGCAGCAGCTGGAGTTGCCGGCGATGCACCGAAGTCTGGGGCAGTGAAGCCGGTGGTGACCGAGGAGCAAATGGTGCCCCCTGAAGCATCGTCGGGGATGGTCAAACCTGCTGTCTGGCCATGGAGCCCCCTGATGGTGCCTCGAGCTACGGCggaagaggacaaggtggaagagattgagTGTGCTAAACCTCAACTCCAATCCATCCGAATCCTCTGCAAGCAcggtgatgaggtggtggttatcgaggaggaagacaccactagggagatgaAGAGACTAAAATCCGTCGTCACTGGAGTAATGAAACAAATCAAGGCCAGTACTACATCTGGAATGCTCGTCTATGATGTTGAAGATCAGAGTTTGTCATTAGCATTGTAcatttgtaggggataactcggactgtcGAGCAGCGACACcggctgataaagaggatggagcccctcgtcgaggagaatgagaaactcaGGAAGGCGATGAACCACTCagagagaaacatctagagggTCCAGCGTTAGTGAGATCTTGTAGAGTCCAACGCATGGGACCTAGAATATCAGAGGGGGGGGGGTCCTGTTCGAGCAGCTGGCGGCTACGTCAGAGCAGCCATGGAccaagtccgagcagctggccactgTCTTCGAACAACTGAGGGGTGCCTCCAAGCAGTTGGAATAGAAATCCGAATAGCTAagaagtgtatccgagcagaaagcaggtatggtatATCAGTGAATGTACTTTTTATTACCGAACAtccatatttttggtgataacagttgtgcttgtagagcaagacatgGAGCTTAGCCAACTATGCTAGGCCGTCGAACAACTCCGAcaagagaaggcgaaggagtcagagcgagcagacaaactggtcgaggagctaaaaggtgaatacctcctggtcagagttactattgaagtagtttccttaTATGATGGAATATTGTAACACTTGTAGGCTAccatcataaagccaaggcacagtttgaCGTCCTAGtgtaggaggccaggacccaaagggataacttcGACGCTGTAGTCATCGCAAttaaaccggtgctcgactgcgtcaACCTAGAAccggctcctcagcccgacggtaGGCGGCAacgttcggacaccatcatccagaggtgcaaggtagCATGGGAGAACTTTAAGAGCTTCAACTGCGATGCCATTGTGACCGTCGCTACTcacgcccttgcggtggttcTGTCCCACTACCCAGCCATTGACCTTTAGGCGATATGGGGCGGGTTGCCAAAGGGCTGAGCAAGGCGGAGACCCAGcaactagaggatgaggtggaggacgtagTGAAGAAGCTGGCCGGGGATATAGACCTATTTGGCGAGACAAACAGTGACGGCAAAACTCGGTGATCTGCTcggagattatcatctgtaatatCTTGACAGTGTAGTTAAAACACGCGAAAGTgcaaaaacatttatgtatgtgataaatgttttaaggtgcatgtgtatgcagtttgcttgtattttggcgaaaaaaatcttcgtagttttGACTATAACGTATTTGCATGGAGTTTAAGTAGAGTCCGAGAAGTTAGTTCGCTACTGACccctatggcctcagctagcccatagtccataacgtcaagcgtgaagcccatgcacatgtaggaggaacatgtGTGACCAAGAAACTatagtcgaccacccataacacagagcgcagagcccgtggcacatgtagggagagatcggagactaggtcttctccatagagaatagagcggaacatgtgctgTTCGGTGAttgtcgaaataacttggagatatacgtagtataagtggcaTTCGAGCCGTTAGTTCTGTACTGAGCTCtcagccttagctagcccatagtccataatgtcaagCACCGAGCCTgtggacgtgtaggaggaacaagcgtgaccaaggaaccatagccaaccacccataacgtagagcgtggagcccatggcacgtgtagggagagatcggaaacTAGGtcatctccgaagagaacagaacagaacatacgctgctcgctgatcggcaaaacatcttggagatttggagcaaattgttCGGCGagtttggagaaaacgtgtggcGAAATACATTGGTGATTTagagaaaacatgtggcgaaatgCGTTGGAGATTTAGAGAAAATGTGTTCGGCgctttggagaaaacgtgttcggcgatttggagaaaacatgttcgatgatttggagaaaacgtgttcgacgatttggagaaaatgtgtttggcaatttggagaaaatgtgttcggcgatttggagaaaacgtgttcggcgatttggagaaacttgttcggcgaaaacattggagatttggagaaacatggttggTGCAGTTATGGCGATTTCATATTGGAGTTTGTTATGGAGTAACTGAAAGCTCGgtgaccgtaagtggagattaaaccataatggagaaataatggagacaaattgcggagaccaaaactttattcatcataaagtggagagtacatatctagggcgtttcaaggatagaaacatatgaggtgttcgatgtgccatgagttggggacatcgattccatctaagtcacataggcgataagaccctggtcgggtaacctctttgatgacataaggcccttcccagggggaggagagcttgtgcgtccctttggttttttgttttctgcggagaacgaggtcaccgacagcaaatgaacgacctttgatattgcggttgtagtacctccgcaagccttctagatatttggctatgtggacacaggtgattaggcgttcttcctcagccctgccaacgtcctctgtccaaacagctacggcttgctcttcatcataattttccactctaggtgcccAGAAGgaaatatccgctggtagtatggcttctaagccatagaccaagaagtatggagacacaccagtgctgcgactagcttaagtgtgcagtccccagactacagctggtagctccttgagccatctgcccagatgcttttcttctttctaatataacctctttttgagggcatcaaggatcatgctgttcgcccgttcgacctagccattggctcgaggatgggcaatggagacatacttgatggtgatgcatcagtcttcgtagaagtcccaaaagtgatggccagtaaatgtagttctgaggtcggtgatgatgttgtttggGAGACTGAAtttgtggatgatgtcttcgaagagctcgactgctttctttgcagtagccgagacgagcggtttatactcgatccacttggagaacttatcaatggtgacgTATATGTACTGGAAGCCACCTGGCGCTAGCTTGAAAggaccaatcatgtccagtccctagcatgtgaagggctaggaagctaggatggtctgcagctcttgtgttggcacgtgtatttgcttggcgaaaaattggcatccttcacaacatcggatgagGTCTTTCTACATCGaagatggccgtgggctagtaaaaactagctcaaaaatctttgctgaccagtgttctcgaggccacatgattgtcgcaggaaccagagtgaattttgagaagtagcttcatTTTGTCTTCTTAGATGATGCATttttgtagtatcccttccttagcacttttcctcatcaagttgtcatcCACCAACACGTACTGCTTGCTTCGATGAATTAGGTGTTTGGTTTCAGTCTTATTGGCGAGTACTTCGGtgctggagaggtacttgatgaaccgTTCTCTCCAATCGGCGGCCAGCgaaggtaccataagtaccagcTACTTGGCAAggggaacttcctgaatttccttatcttccttaatggatgatgccagaagatcttgaacgaagacccttgGCGAAATCACGGCGCGAgaagagcctaacttggataagtgatcggcgagctgattttgatcgcgtaccatgtggtggtactcgataccgtagtacttcccttcaagcttcctaattttggcgcaatatgcatccatcctCTTGCTGGAACAAGACcggtctttgttgagctagttgatgaccagcgtggaatccccatataccatgaggcgtttgatgcCAACCTCAATGGCTATATGGAgttcgtggagacatgcttcatattcggtggtGTTGTTGGAGGTCgaaaagtgtatccggagaacatatTGGAGTTTATCCTTGGTTAGCGTAATGAACAGGATGCCTGCACCAGcatcgttgatgttaagggcgccgtcgaagtacatcacccaatgctTAGGGCAGGtggcggtgatgggctcttggatctcggtccacttagcgatgaaatcagcaagcgcctgagacttgatggtaggcctacttttgaattcaatggagtaagtgctgagctcgatagcccacttgatgatacggccgttggcctctttgttgagaaggatgtcccctagagagaACTcaatgaccacggcgatcttgtaatactcgaagtagtgacggagcttgcgcgacgtgatCAGGACGGCATATAGTAGcttctggacctgaggataatgagtcttgggcttgttaaggacctcgctaatgaagtataccagacgttgcaccttataggcgtgcctggCCTCCTCACATTCGACCACGATGGCTGTGCTGACGACACAAGAAGTAGCAGCGCTATAggttaggagagtttcatctggtcgtggtgccatcatgatcggaggctttgttaggaacaacttgagctgctcgaaggcTGTGTCTGTctcctctgaccaggaaaagcgcttggaggccttgaggagtttgaagaatggtatctcttttttgccgaggcgtgatatgaaacggcttaaagcagccatgcagcctataagtttTTGTacatccttgacgcatgttggccgtttcatgttggtgatggtggagaccttgtcaggattgggctcaatgcctcgtgtgctgacaatgtagcccaggagtataccgggtggaactccaaagatgcactttgaagggttcaacttccatcggtaccttttaaggttggcgaacatttcttcgAGGTCAGCAATAAGATCATCGATGGTCTTGGatttgatgaccacatcgtcgatgtaagcttcga harbors:
- the LOC136537254 gene encoding uncharacterized protein, with product MAALSRFISRLGKKEIPFFKLLKASKRFSWSEETDTAFEQLKLFLTKPPIMMAPRPDETLLTYSAATSCVVSTAIVVECEEARHAYKVQRLVYFISEVLNKPKTHYPQVQKLLYAVLITSRKLRHYFEYYKIAVVIEFSLGDILLNKEANGRIIKPTIKSQALADFIAKWTEIQEPITATCPKHWVMYFDGALNINDAGAGILFITLTKDKLQYVLRIHFSTSNNTTEYEACLHELHIAIEVGIKRLMVYGDSTLVIN